From the genome of Vicia villosa cultivar HV-30 ecotype Madison, WI linkage group LG2, Vvil1.0, whole genome shotgun sequence, one region includes:
- the LOC131653938 gene encoding uncharacterized protein LOC131653938 codes for MGLSPSKRVNNTLQNSTQFDSACDSVFSQSLSLTDHTFPGVLPYQLKTASDQIHIILSDSHYPLIRNWLPSPPDRTQVDSALRHVLPPDHDRNDVLRLPLFKDWARYLYTDAVVSSATKALLLRVPVGVAGIVGISAVAHPGPALVGTFVGAYSLGVALSIFLGLSA; via the coding sequence ATGGGGTTATCACCATCAAAGCGAGTGAACAACACTTTACAAAACTCGACTCAATTTGACTCAGCATGCGACTCAGTCTTCTCCCAATCTCTTTCTCTAACAGACCATACTTTCCCAGGAGTCTTACCTTACCAGCTCAAAACCGCTTCCGATCAAATCCACATCATCCTCTCCGATTCTCACTATCCACTCATCCGCAACTGGCTCCCATCCCCTCCCGATCGGACACAAGTTGACTCCGCCCTCCGCCATGTCCTCCCGCCCGATCACGACCGCAACGACGTCCTCCGACTCCCGCTCTTCAAGGATTGGGCTCGCTACCTCTACACGGACGCCGTCGTGTCCTCCGCCACCAAAGCGCTTCTCTTACGAGTTCCCGTCGGTGTTGCCGGAATCGTTGGAATCAGTGCCGTCGCTCACCCTGGTCCGGCACTGGTTGGGACTTTCGTTGGAGCTTACTCGCTCGGTGTTGCTCTCTCTATTTTTCTAGGTTTATCCGCATGA